A section of the Gemmatimonadaceae bacterium genome encodes:
- a CDS encoding S9 family peptidase, which produces MKSHSLHRRLARFVVTLLAAGSAGVASPAQAQTPRPMRVADYLDLEQAGDPQLSPDGKQVVYTRGYIDKVNDAWTGALWIMNSDGTKHRFLAEGSNPVWSPDGTRLAYIAMGDNPKGPQLFVRWMDAEGATSQVTRLGEAPAMLKWSPDGKSIGFVMFVSSETPWNVELPPPPPNAKWVAPPRVVDQLHYRTDRTGFARGGSRHIFTVPADGGTLRRVTPADLGVGASYDGIAFGPGNWDWTPDGTTILFEGVRPAQADTMLHAGVIYSVSAMGGEAKLLTTAPGMWLKPVVSPDGRSVAYVGHGPTTMTMRTTSLYVMSIDGSNAREITPSLDRDPAMFGMGSLLWAPDGSGVYFAPEDRGTRNLVFAPLGGGAVRQVTNGPQQIVLGNRSASGMFVGTVTDVAHPSEVARITLGPRGAEVARITDINADFTADKQLGSVEEVWYTSSGGTKVQGWIVKPPNFDKARRYPMLLEIHGGPQGMYGVGFDPMWHAFAGAGFVVLYTNPRGSTGYGNAFMTAIDKNYPGPDFDDLMAGVDTVVGRGYIDASQLYVSGCSGGGILTSWVITHTTRFAGAAVRCPITNWTSMAGGSDVPLFAHSFFNRPFWESPNEWLEKSPVFHAGKVKTPTLFMTGVLDMRTPIPQSEELYSALKLLGVPTTMLRFEEEWHGTESRPSNWMRTMLYMQSWFGKFGAKPVS; this is translated from the coding sequence ATGAAATCCCACTCCCTGCATCGGCGCCTCGCGCGGTTCGTCGTGACGTTGCTGGCGGCCGGCTCCGCCGGCGTCGCATCCCCCGCGCAGGCGCAGACGCCGCGCCCCATGCGCGTCGCCGATTACCTCGACCTCGAGCAAGCGGGGGATCCGCAACTCTCGCCCGACGGCAAGCAGGTGGTCTACACGCGCGGCTACATCGACAAGGTCAACGACGCGTGGACCGGGGCGCTGTGGATCATGAACAGCGACGGGACGAAGCATCGCTTCCTGGCGGAAGGGTCGAACCCGGTGTGGAGTCCCGATGGGACACGACTGGCCTACATCGCGATGGGGGACAACCCAAAAGGTCCGCAGCTCTTCGTGCGGTGGATGGATGCGGAAGGAGCCACGAGCCAGGTGACGCGCCTGGGCGAAGCGCCGGCGATGCTCAAGTGGTCGCCCGATGGCAAGTCGATCGGCTTTGTCATGTTTGTCTCGAGCGAGACGCCGTGGAATGTGGAACTCCCCCCGCCGCCGCCTAACGCCAAATGGGTGGCCCCGCCGCGCGTGGTCGATCAGCTGCACTATCGCACTGACCGCACGGGCTTCGCGCGCGGCGGGTCGCGGCACATCTTCACCGTGCCCGCCGACGGCGGGACGCTGCGCCGGGTGACACCGGCCGACCTCGGCGTGGGGGCGAGCTACGATGGGATCGCCTTCGGCCCGGGGAACTGGGACTGGACGCCGGATGGGACGACGATCCTGTTCGAGGGCGTGCGGCCGGCGCAGGCCGACACGATGCTGCACGCCGGGGTCATCTACTCGGTGAGCGCCATGGGGGGCGAGGCCAAGCTCCTCACGACGGCGCCCGGGATGTGGCTCAAGCCCGTCGTTTCCCCTGACGGGAGGTCGGTCGCGTACGTGGGACACGGCCCCACGACGATGACGATGCGCACCACGTCCCTGTACGTGATGAGCATCGACGGCTCCAACGCGCGCGAGATCACGCCATCGCTCGATCGCGACCCGGCGATGTTCGGGATGGGATCACTGCTCTGGGCACCGGATGGGAGCGGCGTGTACTTCGCGCCGGAAGATCGTGGGACGCGCAACCTCGTCTTCGCCCCGCTGGGCGGCGGCGCAGTGCGCCAGGTGACAAACGGTCCGCAGCAGATCGTGCTGGGCAATCGCAGCGCCAGCGGGATGTTTGTCGGCACCGTGACGGATGTCGCGCATCCGTCCGAGGTGGCGCGCATCACGCTGGGACCCAGGGGAGCGGAGGTGGCGCGCATCACCGACATCAACGCCGACTTCACCGCCGACAAGCAACTGGGCAGCGTGGAGGAGGTGTGGTATACCTCGAGCGGCGGGACGAAGGTTCAGGGGTGGATCGTGAAGCCGCCCAACTTCGACAAGGCGCGGAGATACCCGATGCTTCTCGAGATCCACGGCGGGCCGCAGGGGATGTACGGCGTGGGCTTCGATCCGATGTGGCATGCGTTCGCCGGCGCGGGATTCGTGGTCCTCTACACCAACCCGCGTGGATCGACCGGGTATGGCAACGCCTTCATGACGGCGATCGACAAGAACTATCCCGGCCCTGACTTCGACGACCTGATGGCCGGCGTCGACACCGTCGTGGGACGTGGATACATCGACGCGTCGCAGTTGTATGTCTCCGGATGCAGCGGTGGTGGAATCCTCACCAGTTGGGTCATCACCCATACCACGCGCTTCGCCGGTGCCGCGGTGCGCTGCCCGATCACCAACTGGACGAGCATGGCCGGCGGCTCGGACGTGCCGCTTTTCGCGCACTCCTTCTTCAATCGCCCGTTTTGGGAGTCACCGAACGAGTGGCTGGAGAAGTCGCCGGTCTTCCATGCAGGGAAGGTGAAGACGCCGACGCTCTTCATGACCGGGGTGCTCGACATGCGCACGCCGATTCCGCAGTCGGAGGAGCTCTACTCGGCGCTCAAGCTGCTGGGGGTGCCGACGACGATGCTCCGCTTTGAGGAGGAGTGGCACGGAACCGAGTCGCGCCCCTCGAACTGGATGCGGACGATGCTGTACATGCAGAGCTGGTTCGGGAAGTTCGGGGCGAAGCCGGTCTCGTGA
- a CDS encoding transposase, whose protein sequence is MVRPREALGANFSASLALPPLGRGSSMPRLPRLVVPGRPLHVIQRGNDRRPTFQSVRDHMVYLDFLFEVSRATDVSIHAYVLMTNHVHLLVTPESEDAPARLMQSIGRRYVRYFNTRYARTGTLWESRYRSSVIDSEHYLLACARYIERNPVRAGMVGTPAEYSWSSYHHNAYGTPDRLLRAHPVLLALGTTPSERRAAYRALFTQELPEDELTRIRRSTQRGDATGGEAFLRQLAMERRRPVVRRPVGGRVAPCGMGDAGVRENGVRVTEPISR, encoded by the coding sequence ATGGTACGGCCCCGCGAAGCATTGGGAGCGAACTTCAGCGCCAGTCTCGCTCTTCCACCTCTCGGCCGAGGATCATCGATGCCGCGACTGCCGCGCTTGGTCGTTCCTGGGCGACCGCTTCATGTCATCCAGCGTGGCAACGACCGAAGGCCAACGTTCCAATCCGTGCGCGATCACATGGTCTATCTCGACTTCCTCTTCGAGGTGAGTCGCGCGACCGACGTGTCGATTCACGCCTATGTGCTGATGACGAATCACGTGCATCTCCTCGTCACGCCAGAAAGCGAGGACGCGCCAGCTCGTCTCATGCAGAGCATCGGGCGTCGATATGTGCGCTACTTCAATACGAGGTACGCTCGAACGGGGACGCTCTGGGAGTCACGCTATCGATCATCCGTGATCGACAGCGAGCACTACCTGCTCGCCTGTGCGCGCTACATCGAGCGAAACCCGGTGCGCGCAGGAATGGTCGGCACGCCCGCCGAGTACTCCTGGTCGAGCTACCACCACAACGCGTACGGCACGCCGGACCGACTTCTCAGGGCACATCCGGTGCTGCTCGCACTCGGCACGACGCCAAGTGAACGACGTGCAGCCTATCGCGCGCTCTTTACCCAGGAACTTCCCGAAGACGAGCTCACGCGGATCCGCCGCTCGACGCAACGCGGGGATGCGACGGGGGGAGAGGCGTTCCTTCGGCAGCTGGCGATGGAGCGGCGTCGCCCCGTTGTTCGGCGACCGGTTGGGGGGCGCGTCGCTCCTTGCGGCATGGGCGATGCCGGAGTCCGCGAAAATGGGGTCAGAGTCACCGAACCAATTTCTCGGTGA
- a CDS encoding PD40 domain-containing protein — translation MTRPARPRSSVLRRLVLAIVSSLAPVFAPALVSSLAMRSAYAQSPSAWNVETPTGPSKTISFDVTEGTWMSLSIAPDGRTLLFDLLGHLYEMPIDGGAAKRLTSGRSWNLFPRYSPDGRAIAFSSDRAGAYDIWTLDRATGALERVSRASTARSENYYRPTWSIDGRAIYATVEGDGAPNQLVALDRQGGKVRLVEGGNVLGGAVAEPDGSGLLFERRDAPLYAFAFNPYVTPTSGVRIDRYDRRTGELVTRVARAGGAFAPALSPNGRELAYLHRAIDETILIVRDLVTGRERTLARGVDRDRQQGSSTYGPAPAMAWHPDGAHLLIAFGGTIHRIDTMTGADTQVPFTAHVEREASETIRFRHEEPVDRATTRGHRWGTRIAAGVLYEALGDLWVTDGRAAPRNVTRSAMLETSPIVDPASGALYFAGWSDDSLGAVYRKASLDAPAVRLTNVPAQYGSLALAPDGVRLAYVRGAPGLAGGTWLSNETQFDLIVRDTNGTEHRVTGVSGHALEYANIAGKIPPSVMWQGDGQALYFSEFEGENLVLKRIAPDGSGETLLYALPNAVAVVPSGDLSWLAVREYQRSYLIPWSRAGKAVTLSPFEGTGAALRIDAEDGGYLTWSPDARTIAWTRARGFFEKAVADIVAEAKEAREARGTPEAHGTPEARAPRPAATAAGGIAASWTGPRVPGSTARRTELGIDYAVDRNTTPIALTGARVVTMNARRDVVERATIVLVDGKIAALGTNVTVPVGAKVFDLAGATIIPGLIDAHAHPHIEQSTLHVIEQQPTYFTAPLAYGVTTMVEVYGNEYRDAWLNEMIRSGQMVGPRYFTTGSVIYGGRAGARRLMYRPIATLDDAREQLRWNRDYGAIAVKDYVQDVRLRRSLTVTAARELGLNVVSESAADPQMNFTQLLDGITGLEHSMGHHPFYGDVVTFWGKTTAGMSPTLLVGYNVAMGEGWYHQQSKLWEDPKLTRFITPEQLMRVRSPTKLWPEDMAVWAMGAELRKLYRNGTSLQLGAHGQMFGIDAHWELDLFKRSGFTPQEILEIATIRGATQHGLDAQLGSLEVGKLADLVVLDANPLDDIGNASRIRYVMKNGLLFSGADASRVWPNPKAMGKPYFVGR, via the coding sequence ATGACGCGCCCTGCCCGTCCCCGCTCGTCGGTGCTTCGACGCCTTGTCCTCGCGATCGTGTCCTCGCTGGCGCCCGTGTTCGCGCCGGCGCTCGTCTCCTCGCTCGCCATGCGGAGCGCGTACGCGCAATCACCGTCTGCGTGGAACGTCGAGACCCCCACTGGCCCGTCGAAGACCATCTCCTTCGACGTCACCGAGGGGACGTGGATGTCGCTCTCCATCGCTCCCGATGGCCGCACGCTCCTCTTCGATCTTCTCGGCCACTTGTACGAAATGCCGATCGACGGCGGCGCGGCGAAGCGCCTGACGAGTGGGCGTTCATGGAACCTCTTCCCACGCTATTCGCCGGATGGGCGCGCGATCGCCTTCTCCTCCGACCGCGCCGGCGCCTACGACATCTGGACGCTCGACCGCGCGACCGGTGCCCTCGAGCGTGTGTCGCGCGCGTCGACGGCACGCAGCGAGAACTACTATCGCCCCACCTGGTCCATCGACGGTCGGGCGATCTATGCCACCGTCGAAGGTGATGGTGCCCCCAACCAGCTCGTCGCGCTCGATCGACAGGGCGGGAAGGTGCGACTCGTCGAGGGCGGGAATGTCCTCGGAGGCGCCGTCGCCGAGCCCGATGGGAGTGGGCTCCTGTTCGAGCGGCGCGACGCGCCGCTGTATGCGTTCGCCTTCAACCCATACGTGACCCCTACCAGCGGCGTGCGCATCGATCGCTACGATCGGCGCACGGGTGAGCTCGTGACGCGCGTCGCGCGAGCGGGCGGCGCCTTTGCCCCCGCGCTGTCGCCTAACGGGCGCGAGCTCGCGTATCTCCATCGCGCCATCGACGAGACCATCCTCATCGTGCGCGACCTCGTCACCGGTCGCGAGCGCACCCTCGCCCGCGGGGTCGACCGCGACCGCCAGCAGGGTTCGTCGACCTATGGCCCCGCTCCCGCGATGGCGTGGCATCCGGACGGCGCGCACCTCCTGATTGCCTTCGGCGGGACGATCCATCGCATCGACACGATGACTGGAGCCGACACCCAGGTTCCGTTCACCGCGCACGTGGAACGTGAGGCGTCGGAGACCATTCGCTTCCGCCATGAGGAGCCGGTCGACCGCGCCACCACGCGTGGCCACCGCTGGGGGACGCGTATCGCGGCCGGCGTCCTGTACGAGGCGTTAGGCGACTTGTGGGTGACCGACGGGCGTGCCGCGCCGCGCAACGTCACGCGCTCCGCGATGCTGGAAACGTCGCCCATCGTCGACCCCGCGAGCGGCGCCCTCTACTTCGCCGGGTGGAGCGACGACTCGCTCGGCGCCGTCTATCGCAAGGCGTCGCTCGATGCGCCCGCCGTACGCCTGACGAACGTCCCCGCGCAATACGGATCGCTTGCCCTCGCCCCCGATGGCGTGCGCCTCGCCTATGTGCGCGGCGCGCCCGGGCTTGCGGGGGGCACATGGCTTTCCAACGAAACCCAGTTCGATCTCATCGTGCGTGACACCAACGGGACCGAGCACCGCGTCACCGGTGTCAGCGGCCACGCGCTCGAGTATGCGAACATCGCGGGGAAGATCCCGCCGTCGGTCATGTGGCAGGGTGATGGCCAGGCACTCTACTTCTCCGAGTTCGAGGGAGAGAACCTCGTCCTCAAGCGCATTGCGCCTGACGGGAGCGGCGAGACGTTGCTCTATGCCCTTCCCAACGCCGTCGCCGTCGTGCCATCGGGTGACCTGTCGTGGCTCGCCGTGCGCGAGTACCAGCGCAGCTACCTCATCCCGTGGAGCCGTGCCGGCAAGGCGGTGACGCTCTCGCCGTTCGAGGGCACAGGGGCCGCCCTTCGCATCGACGCCGAAGATGGTGGCTACCTCACCTGGTCGCCCGACGCGCGCACGATTGCGTGGACGCGGGCGCGCGGGTTCTTCGAGAAGGCGGTCGCCGACATCGTCGCCGAGGCGAAGGAAGCGCGGGAGGCGCGCGGGACGCCCGAGGCGCACGGGACGCCCGAGGCGCGCGCGCCGCGACCCGCCGCGACCGCGGCCGGCGGCATCGCGGCTTCGTGGACCGGTCCGCGCGTGCCCGGCTCCACCGCGCGCCGCACCGAGTTGGGGATCGACTACGCCGTCGATCGCAACACGACGCCCATCGCCCTCACCGGCGCGCGAGTGGTGACGATGAACGCCCGGCGCGATGTCGTCGAGCGCGCCACCATCGTCCTCGTCGATGGGAAGATTGCGGCGTTAGGCACGAACGTCACGGTTCCCGTGGGGGCCAAGGTCTTCGACCTCGCCGGCGCCACCATCATCCCCGGGCTCATCGATGCGCACGCGCACCCGCATATCGAGCAGTCCACGTTGCACGTCATTGAACAGCAGCCGACATACTTCACGGCGCCGCTTGCGTATGGTGTCACCACCATGGTCGAAGTGTACGGCAACGAGTACCGCGACGCCTGGCTCAACGAGATGATTCGCAGCGGGCAGATGGTCGGGCCGCGCTACTTCACCACCGGCTCCGTCATCTACGGCGGGCGCGCCGGTGCGCGGCGCCTCATGTATCGCCCCATCGCCACGCTCGACGACGCGCGCGAGCAGCTGCGCTGGAACCGCGACTATGGCGCCATCGCCGTGAAGGACTACGTCCAGGACGTCCGCCTGCGCCGCTCGCTCACCGTTACCGCGGCGCGCGAGTTGGGGCTCAACGTCGTCTCCGAGTCGGCCGCCGACCCACAGATGAACTTCACGCAGCTCCTCGACGGGATCACGGGACTCGAGCACTCCATGGGACATCATCCGTTCTATGGCGACGTGGTGACCTTCTGGGGAAAGACCACGGCGGGGATGTCGCCCACGCTCCTCGTCGGCTACAACGTTGCGATGGGCGAGGGGTGGTACCACCAGCAGTCGAAGCTGTGGGAGGACCCCAAGCTCACGCGCTTCATCACCCCCGAACAGCTCATGCGCGTGCGCTCGCCCACCAAGCTGTGGCCGGAGGACATGGCGGTCTGGGCGATGGGCGCGGAGCTCCGGAAGCTCTATCGCAACGGGACGTCGTTGCAGCTGGGGGCGCATGGGCAGATGTTCGGCATCGACGCGCACTGGGAGCTCGACCTCTTCAAGCGCAGCGGCTTTACCCCGCAGGAGATCCTCGAGATCGCCACCATCCGCGGTGCGACGCAGCACGGTCTGGATGCCCAGCTTGGCTCCCTGGAGGTCGGCAAGCTCGCCGACCTCGTCGTCCTCGACGCCAACCCGCTGGACGACATCGGCAATGCGTCGAGGATTCGTTACGTGATGAAGAACGGCCTCCTGTTCAGCGGCGCCGACGCGTCGCGCGTGTGGCCGAATCCCAAGGCGATGGGGAAGCCGTACTTCGTGGGGCGGTGA
- a CDS encoding ABC transporter ATP-binding protein gives MPDDIHRLVVRALRRSFGPIEAVRDASFEVSRGEVVGLLGPNGAGKSTILDCLAGLLPADGGEVFVDGVPLAAEERHRAMFYLPDSLVPWRDERAGDVVDVFADLWNVDARTRDAWARGAAVALGVEELQRRPIGELSKGQRKRLLLSLALLVPRPLVLMDEPFDGLDLRQVRQTIALLRQTAREGRSLLLSIHAMRDAERSCDRLVLVSDGRTGARGSLGALRAQAGLPAGELEDVFLALT, from the coding sequence ATGCCCGACGACATCCACCGCCTCGTCGTCCGCGCGCTGAGGAGGAGCTTCGGCCCGATCGAGGCGGTGCGTGACGCCTCCTTCGAGGTGAGCCGCGGCGAGGTCGTCGGCCTCCTCGGGCCTAACGGGGCCGGCAAGAGCACGATCCTCGACTGCCTCGCCGGTCTCCTCCCCGCCGACGGCGGCGAGGTGTTCGTGGATGGCGTCCCGCTCGCCGCCGAGGAACGTCACAGGGCGATGTTCTACCTTCCCGACTCGCTCGTCCCGTGGCGCGACGAGCGGGCGGGCGATGTCGTGGATGTTTTCGCCGACTTGTGGAACGTCGACGCCCGCACCCGCGACGCCTGGGCGCGAGGGGCCGCCGTTGCACTCGGCGTCGAGGAGCTGCAACGGCGCCCCATCGGCGAACTCTCCAAGGGACAGCGCAAGCGCCTCCTGCTCTCGCTGGCCCTCCTGGTCCCGCGACCGCTCGTCCTCATGGACGAACCCTTCGACGGACTGGACCTGCGCCAGGTTCGCCAGACCATCGCCCTCCTTCGCCAGACGGCGCGCGAGGGTCGCTCGCTCCTCCTCTCGATCCACGCCATGCGCGACGCCGAACGGAGCTGCGATCGATTGGTGCTGGTGAGCGACGGCCGCACCGGCGCCCGTGGGTCGTTAGGCGCGTTGCGCGCGCAGGCGGGACTTCCGGCGGGTGAGCTCGAGGACGTCTTCCTCGCGCTCACATGA
- a CDS encoding TonB-dependent receptor yields the protein MVPSPVRSLLAAAMAAAFLSTGSTSALAAQETAALRGTVTASTTHAPIADARVEIASPPRLAVSGSNGRYLLRALPGGRYQLLVTAVGYAPLRRVVEVRPGEDATLDVELSPGSLLLSSVVTTATRTPEEARRIATTVNVLTPQHIETTAARESQDLLREIPGVELPRTSSLVGGTAQIVSIRGVDEGRTVVLFDGIPVNDAWGEWIDWGRVPKGMLDRVEVLEGGQSALYGNGAMGGVISFFSRPMAPGSMRLSVDGGERGGQHVAAAAGIPLVGPLTATVSGDYQSGGGYTLLDPTRRGRIDQRSEIIQRNSYVRLNYAPTARLNAFVTGHLFGDNRHTGTPLSYQDRQQQHLDAGLNWQGEHAGTLALRAWDGRQDEHQRSAAIRSNSSTCASPATAARQCEDSSVTADIPSHDWGASATWTRALPMTHVESFSAGADYRHYSGAYDERSFNTTCPGANCRQQVRKVWSGGDQALSGLFVQAIAAPAAPLRIELSARLDHWTNANGASVDAAAGITRYADSSKTAFSPRLGARYQLTSTLAIHGAYYEAFRAPNLAELYRKQVSNTSITLPNPYLKPEKAQGREVGLQWQPSHWIEMKGTWYVANYRDFNVPVTLSTTGGVTTRQRLNVTRTRSKGGEAYVALRPLPSLFLSGSVNYDDARIAAGPTGTVVGAHVNRVPSPKQVVRATWTSSRFGTYTGIWRHEGHTTTLQGAWLDPFTVVDLQANREIMRGLSGFVALENVTNEQYQVNLSGSGANALISYGMPRTLRAGFTLHRD from the coding sequence ATGGTCCCCTCACCTGTTCGCTCGCTGCTCGCCGCAGCGATGGCCGCGGCATTCCTGTCGACCGGCTCAACCAGCGCGCTCGCCGCGCAGGAAACCGCCGCGCTGCGCGGCACCGTCACCGCCAGCACCACGCACGCCCCGATCGCCGACGCCCGCGTCGAGATTGCCTCGCCGCCGCGCCTAGCCGTCAGCGGGAGCAACGGCCGCTACCTCCTTCGCGCCCTCCCCGGCGGACGCTATCAGCTCCTCGTTACCGCGGTCGGGTATGCCCCGCTGCGTCGCGTCGTGGAGGTGAGGCCGGGTGAGGACGCCACGCTCGACGTCGAGCTGTCGCCCGGTTCCCTCCTCCTCTCCAGCGTGGTCACCACGGCGACCCGCACCCCCGAGGAGGCGCGCCGCATTGCCACCACGGTCAACGTCCTCACGCCGCAGCACATCGAGACCACCGCCGCGCGCGAGTCGCAGGACCTCCTGCGCGAGATTCCCGGCGTCGAACTTCCCCGCACCTCGTCGTTAGTCGGCGGCACGGCGCAGATCGTCTCCATCCGCGGCGTCGACGAAGGGCGCACGGTCGTTCTCTTCGACGGGATTCCCGTGAACGACGCATGGGGCGAGTGGATCGACTGGGGGCGCGTCCCCAAGGGGATGCTCGACCGCGTCGAGGTCCTCGAGGGCGGGCAGTCGGCGCTGTACGGCAACGGCGCCATGGGCGGCGTCATCTCCTTCTTCTCGCGCCCCATGGCCCCGGGGAGCATGCGACTCTCGGTCGACGGTGGGGAACGCGGCGGGCAGCACGTCGCCGCCGCCGCCGGCATCCCGCTCGTTGGCCCCCTCACCGCCACCGTGAGCGGCGACTACCAGTCCGGCGGGGGCTACACGCTGCTCGACCCCACCAGGCGCGGCCGCATCGACCAGCGTTCGGAGATCATCCAGCGCAACAGCTATGTGCGCCTCAACTACGCCCCCACCGCGCGCCTCAACGCCTTCGTCACCGGGCACCTCTTTGGCGACAACCGCCACACCGGCACGCCGCTCTCATACCAGGACCGCCAGCAGCAACACCTGGACGCGGGGCTCAACTGGCAGGGCGAGCACGCCGGCACGCTCGCCCTCCGCGCCTGGGACGGTCGTCAGGACGAGCACCAGCGCAGCGCCGCCATCCGCAGCAACTCGTCCACCTGTGCATCGCCCGCCACAGCGGCGCGCCAGTGCGAGGATAGCAGCGTCACCGCCGACATCCCCAGCCACGACTGGGGTGCCTCGGCCACCTGGACGCGCGCGCTTCCGATGACGCACGTCGAGTCGTTCAGCGCCGGCGCCGACTACCGGCACTACAGCGGCGCCTACGATGAGCGCAGCTTCAATACCACCTGCCCGGGCGCAAACTGCAGACAGCAGGTGCGCAAGGTCTGGTCGGGCGGCGACCAGGCGCTGAGCGGGCTCTTCGTGCAAGCCATCGCCGCGCCGGCCGCGCCGCTGCGCATCGAGCTGAGCGCCCGCCTCGACCACTGGACCAACGCCAACGGCGCGTCGGTCGACGCCGCCGCGGGCATCACGCGCTACGCCGACAGCAGCAAGACCGCCTTCTCCCCGCGACTCGGCGCGCGCTACCAGCTCACCTCCACGCTCGCCATCCACGGCGCCTACTACGAAGCCTTCCGCGCCCCGAACCTGGCCGAGCTCTATCGCAAGCAGGTGAGCAACACATCCATTACCCTCCCCAACCCGTACCTCAAGCCCGAGAAGGCGCAGGGGCGCGAGGTGGGGCTGCAGTGGCAACCCTCGCACTGGATCGAGATGAAGGGCACGTGGTACGTCGCGAACTATCGCGACTTCAACGTCCCCGTCACGCTCAGCACCACCGGCGGTGTCACCACGCGCCAGCGCCTCAACGTCACCCGCACGCGCAGCAAGGGCGGCGAGGCCTACGTCGCCCTCCGTCCGCTCCCCTCGCTCTTCCTGAGCGGGAGCGTGAACTACGACGACGCCCGCATCGCCGCGGGCCCCACCGGGACCGTCGTTGGCGCGCACGTCAACCGCGTCCCGTCGCCCAAACAGGTCGTGCGTGCCACGTGGACGTCGTCTCGCTTCGGCACCTACACCGGAATCTGGCGGCACGAGGGACACACGACCACGTTGCAGGGCGCCTGGCTCGACCCGTTCACCGTCGTGGACCTGCAAGCCAACCGCGAGATCATGCGCGGGCTCTCCGGCTTCGTCGCCCTCGAGAACGTCACCAACGAGCAATACCAGGTGAACCTCTCCGGGTCCGGCGCCAATGCGCTCATCTCGTACGGCATGCCGCGCACGCTGCGCGCCGGCTTTACCCTGCATCGCGACTGA